Part of the Calliopsis andreniformis isolate RMS-2024a chromosome 12, iyCalAndr_principal, whole genome shotgun sequence genome, GACTTTAGATCTTAAAACAGCTATAAAGAACCTTTACTCTGAACAACTGTAACTGTTATTCAAGGTAAAATTTCTTTGTAACTGTTTCAGTCAAAATCTGTATAGGACAGTTAGAAACGAGTAGTTCTATTACCGTTTCACTTTTCACTGGGAACGTTACATGGGACCCTGTCTACATAATTGACTGGAAACCAGCCTTGCCGACCTTTATACTCACCATACAACCAGTCATCCGATATCCTTGACAAAACTGTTATTCTCGCGCCTTCCTGTAACGTATTTAACTGTTACGAAATCTGCACAaattaaagaaacaaaaataatgTCTCGAAACTCACATCAAATGTTAAATCTTCAGGTGTTTCTCCTTTAAATGAATAAATAGCAGTAACTACATTGTCTGGAACGTCAGGCAATGGTACTTTGATATCGATAAAATTAGTAGGAAATATTCCTTCTCGACTTCCTATTCTACCTTCCATCCATTCATCGTTTACTTTTCTTATTAGATAGATAACGTCACCTTCTTTGAAGGATAAGTCATCTTCGCGCATCAACGGGAAATCGTAAAGCGCAATACCATAAGGTTGTTTATTACTGATCTggaaaaaagcaaaaaaataGTAAATTGTTCTGATAATGATATAAACATAGattgttttaaataattctaaattaCTTACTGCAACATCATTATTCACTTCTGCTAAATATTCTGGCGGAGGTGCAGGTGGTGGTATTGTGGGCATTGGAGGAGAAGGACTGTCTTTAGTATCACTCGACCATGTATTTGTTAAATTTAACATCATTGGCTTAGTAAAAGGCACTGTTGTTTTACTTAAAGATGTCGTCTTTGTTTCaatttgattaattttttgtagaATTTTTGGTGCTGCTGGTTTTGGCGGTTTTGCGCGAATAATGGTTGGCATTGACTGATTAGTTCTCGAACTTGTTTTATTAGAAGGCACTTGATTGTCAGTTCGACTGTTTGTATTGAAAGCATAGAAATATGAGTCTTCTACTTGTTTTACGGGTTGTATTGCATTATGATTAGGTACTTCTAGTGGCCCAAATGGATCTGGTACAGAATTAAGTTGCCAAGGATCATTCTGTGCTACTTTCTTAGTAGAGATTCCAAAAAAGTCAAAGTCATCTTCAAAGGCACTCTCCGTTTGAGATGTATTTCCACTGCTTGTGAAGGCAGATGGATTTGAGTTACCATCACTGCCGAAGCTATCGATGCTCACACCATCGCTACTCGATCGAGTTGTGAATGTTGGTGATCCAGGTGGACTGAGATCTATCAGGCAAACTGATCCATTTGTATTTTCTTGGTGTAATATCGTGTTATGTATTTGACTGTGTAGTTGTGTAGTGCTTGGCTGGTCATTTCTCTTCTTTCCAAAAAGATTGATTAAGAGATTTGTTGGTCTTGGCTATATAAACATCACACAAATGAATTAGAGATAATAATACATAATTTTAACATGAAATAATAAGTCCTTCTCCTACATACCGGCTTCTTTAATTTATCTTTTGGTGTTGGTGCATAATTCTGATTAAACTTTGGTGGTGGTGGCCGAGGTGGTGGTTTCTTCTTCTGAACAGGCTGTTGCATTAATGTAGATCCGAAGACATCATTTCTGTaaataataaaatcaatattaGTACAGCTACAATCAACCATGTGTGGACACTTGAGTACACAAATCCAAGTCTGGATATTCGAGTAATCAGACTCAGTTCGCTAGTAATGGGTCTTTCTTTTAACTGCTAGAATTATCTCAAATGGCTGGAAATATAACACGACACCTACTGTATCCTTATCTTTGTATCTTTAGAATAGTTAATGTTCCACAAACTTTTACAAAAAGATTTAGGAATATTGAggaaattgtattttctgccctgATCACAACGAAAAACATTATTCACCAACAATGGGCTAATAcagcaatacaaaataaagttaCAGACTTTGAATAATAACGATTAATAGTACAAAGAACAGCATAAGATTCGTCTCTGAAACCTCACAATTAAAAAGCATTAATCCTTGTTCAAAGCCTCTGTATGCCAAATTTTCCTTCATTAAACCTCTCTTTTCCTCAAGAAAAAACCTGTTATTTTTAAACCTACACATCCTGATAAGAAACTTCCAGAACTCAAAGATTTTAGCTACTCCCTCAAGATCCGCCTGTACATAAAAGCACACTATATACACAACAAACGAACGCACTAAAGAACTGTTTTAAAAAGGGCATAAAACTTACGTGCTGCTCCAAACAGCATTTCTTTGTGCTGTTGAACTGACAGGTGGACGAGGGGCCGAGCGCGTGGGGATTCGCATTTCTAGAAACAGTTGAAAAACGAAACGATGAATTCGCCTGCAACTTTGCCAAACACGTTACTGCGTACTAATCCACGGTTAGATACCGATTGCATAGATCCTCTCCTACACACTCACACCCAGGGGATACAGATACGCAGGAACGGATGCAGAGGAAGATTTGTGAAAAATGACAACAGGCTTCGCGAGAGTGACGATTCTACGCCACGGTTCTACGCCCACCGCGAAACGATATCTTCTGACAAGAGCCGCAGGCACGGCGATAACGATGCAAATTTAACGAATAGCAACATACATACTCAGGCTTGACGTAAGAACTGAAAGTGTGACGTAGTAATGAAATTTCAGCTGTGATCCACGGCTCGAAAAAAACGGATTCGTGTCAATCGAATTTGCGTTGCACAGAATGTTTTAGAATGGATGGCTCGTTAGATTTTGGCCGTAGAACTGTTATGCACACTGACAGGTTTCCACATACACCACTCACCTGTTCTCACATTTGCGGCCATTTTTCATTCGATACAATCGCGAGGCGTATCTTATGTTACGGCGGGACACGTTCAAAATAAAGTAATTCGATGGCGATTAATCGTTAATGATTCGATAAGCGAGCAAGGTTCCCATTTCCTGGGAATTACGACCAAGCTTCGCGATCGACTGTTGCTAAATACCGACTGTTTTCTCAAAATCGCGTTTCGACATTTCTGAACGATTTCACTTATTACAGAAAAGCGAGCAATTGCGTCATTATTGTTTAATTTCGATGATTAGGAGAGATATTTCCTGATTATTTTTTATGGTCGCTGATTCGGCGGTTTTGaatatatttgaagatttgagttTATTACTGGGGGGCTATATGTAGGGATATAAAGAATTTAggcatttcttttttaattatggAGATacgatattttttttatttcaaattggAAAATCGCGGAAGATAGTTCAATTTCCCCAGATTTTCTGAGGTTCTAGGTATATCATGCTTTTATAGTGGCTAGATTGTagctttgtatttttttcgttatTAATTCTAAATACTACATTTTTTTTTAGCCTTTCAGATTTGTACTTTCAATACAATTTATGTGTCatgtaaattttaatattctctATTTGATTCTACAATATTTCCATTTAGTTTGtttaataaatatgtatctCGGAAGCTCGTAGAGATTCTAGAAAAATCGGTCATCGAATTTTTACGCTTATTATATAACATGATAACATTAATTGGAATAGTTTAATATTTGAATTAAGCAAGTATTTTAGTTAATAATTTCGTATATTAGTCTTTTGAATATTAATACCTAGCCTTTTCGAGGTATTTTTTCTAGGAATACTGCTTTATAATAGCATACGTTTTATGTGtgaaatttagaaaaaaaaaaacagttttaaacaattttttttatctgaacattttttttaatatcatttCTTGTAAGTGCTGAAACAAAGAGTTTAATAAATGTATATTGTAAACAccattttatttgtttatgtacAGAACGTTTCATTAATGTTTCTATTTTATTGATTCATTAGGACTTAGAGGACTGAACCTATATACATTTTAGCGTCAGTGAACGCTCTCACCATTGTACCCTGACTCAAATGATACGAGGAAATGTGCACTGAATGACTGCTTCCAGTGCACAAAGAATTGCAttagaaaatataaaagaaaagtCTCTTACATTCATATTCAACACATGCATTCATTAATCTTCCACTTAATTTTACGTTCACAGAAGTTACAAAATAATTTGTATAGATATCAAATTCAAGAACACTTGGTACTTTCTTCAAACCAAACCATCAGTGAAGATCAGGGGCTTAATCGTTCGACCAGGGATTTTTTTATTGATACTAACTTCTGATGCACccaaaatatttctattttcgaaagtagaaatcacacaAATCAAGTGATGTTGCCCTTGAGAACTATCTTCTTTTCATTACAATACGCAGCAATAGATCTCCATGAATAGATCCTCTTTTCTATAGTGAATTCTATTCAGCATAATTTTATATCACTAGGAGCAACATCAAATTATTACTTATTTTTGGAATTAATGGGTAAAACTGCAACGTTTTTGAATTTACTTTTCAgcaaattaattttatatttactgaCATTTATGGTTTTCTTTAATAAGAACAAATTTAACATTTGAATAATATTtaagaaagaaaatttaaagaCATATGAGCTTAGAAATCAAGACACAATTTTCAACAACAATAAAAATGATACAATTAGAACGCAATGATATAACTTTTTTATACACATATTTGTGTACAGGGAACAAAACTAAATATTTGTTTTTCGAAATAAGTTACAATTCTTCTGAAAAATAAGAAACTAGCTCATAAGTCTTTATTAACAATGAATTCAAGCAACGATCGCTTCCCATTAGACCTTCTCTAACGTGTTCCGACGAAATTTATCCTAATTCTAGGCCATCTTTCTTCGTCGTATTGACGAAGCGAAGAAAAAGAATCGGGATCAGACGATCCCTCGATGCGACAGCTATAACATTTAACCCTTTATTTGGTATCCTTTCGAATAGGTAAACATGGCTTTTACGCACAGCCTGCGCACGAAAGCATATAAATGAGTTTCTATCCGATTTATGTTATACAATATAACATCACATGCGAAGGAACATCGCGCTCTGAGAAACGCCTGGTAGAGAATGTTTCTAATAATGTGAGATATAATCGAAAAGAGGGCGATTCATCAGGAGAAACTACATTAAAAATAATAGATCTCAGCCTTCCCAAAAAAATTGAATATGTCTACATTTTAGCTTTAGTTAATACAGTAGTTTGTATTATAAATTCTGTCTCTTCTACATACTTTTATTTATATCTGTAATGAAGTAAAGGCAAGTTACAGTATTTCCTTGTTATAGATTCAAGGACTATGAGTTAACAGGGAGGAATATATTGTTGAGGTTAACTTATCTAGTGATGTCTACACCGTGGATCTTTATGAATTTATAGATCTGaatgtgcaaaaaaaataagggATCTCTATAATGTggaaaaatgtagaaattatt contains:
- the L(3)05822 gene encoding SH3 domain-containing lethal (3) 05822 isoform X2, whose translation is MRIPTRSAPRPPVSSTAQRNAVWSSTNDVFGSTLMQQPVQKKKPPPRPPPPKFNQNYAPTPKDKLKKPPRPTNLLINLFGKKRNDQPSTTQLHSQIHNTILHQENTNGSVCLIDLSPPGSPTFTTRSSSDGVSIDSFGSDGNSNPSAFTSSGNTSQTESAFEDDFDFFGISTKKVAQNDPWQLNSVPDPFGPLEVPNHNAIQPVKQVEDSYFYAFNTNSRTDNQVPSNKTSSRTNQSMPTIIRAKPPKPAAPKILQKINQIETKTTSLSKTTVPFTKPMMLNLTNTWSSDTKDSPSPPMPTIPPPAPPPEYLAEVNNDVAISNKQPYGIALYDFPLMREDDLSFKEGDVIYLIRKVNDEWMEGRIGSREGIFPTNFIDIKVPLPDVPDNVVTAIYSFKGETPEDLTFDEGARITVLSRISDDWLYGEYKGRQGWFPVNYVDRVPCNVPSEK
- the L(3)05822 gene encoding SH3 domain-containing lethal (3) 05822 isoform X1 codes for the protein MAANVRTEMRIPTRSAPRPPVSSTAQRNAVWSSTNDVFGSTLMQQPVQKKKPPPRPPPPKFNQNYAPTPKDKLKKPPRPTNLLINLFGKKRNDQPSTTQLHSQIHNTILHQENTNGSVCLIDLSPPGSPTFTTRSSSDGVSIDSFGSDGNSNPSAFTSSGNTSQTESAFEDDFDFFGISTKKVAQNDPWQLNSVPDPFGPLEVPNHNAIQPVKQVEDSYFYAFNTNSRTDNQVPSNKTSSRTNQSMPTIIRAKPPKPAAPKILQKINQIETKTTSLSKTTVPFTKPMMLNLTNTWSSDTKDSPSPPMPTIPPPAPPPEYLAEVNNDVAISNKQPYGIALYDFPLMREDDLSFKEGDVIYLIRKVNDEWMEGRIGSREGIFPTNFIDIKVPLPDVPDNVVTAIYSFKGETPEDLTFDEGARITVLSRISDDWLYGEYKGRQGWFPVNYVDRVPCNVPSEK
- the L(3)05822 gene encoding SH3 domain-containing lethal (3) 05822 isoform X3, encoding MAANVRTEMRIPTRSAPRPPVSSTAQRNAVWSSTNDVFGSTLMQQPVQKKKPPPRPPPPKFNQNYAPTPKDKLKKPPRPTNLLINLFGKKRNDQPSTTQLHSQIHNTILHQENTNGSVCLIDLSPPGSPTFTTRSSSDGVSIDSFGSDGNSNPSAFTSSGNTSQTESAFEDDFDFFGISTKKVAQNDPWQLNSVPDPFGPLEVPNHNAIQPVKQVEDSYFYAFNTNSRTDNQVPSNKTSSRTNQSMPTIIRAKPPKPAAPKILQKINQIETKTTSLSKTTVPFTKPMMLNLTNTWSSDTKDSPSPPMPTIPPPAPPPEYLAEVNNDVAISNKQPYGIALYDFPLMREDDLSFKEGDVIYLIRKVNDEWMEGRIGSREGIFPTNFIDIKVPLPDVPDNVVTAIYSFKGETPEDLTFDEGARITVLSRISDDWLYGMPNVLGD